One Felis catus isolate Fca126 chromosome D3, F.catus_Fca126_mat1.0, whole genome shotgun sequence DNA segment encodes these proteins:
- the LOC109493383 gene encoding serine/arginine repetitive matrix protein 1-like: protein MRRWKWSGWRSPGAPQREVSGSWLCFLWVPSPGPLRKTKMPRRAPRGGRFGPCAQRPQRAAVPPPGASAAWGLRAASRPPGELETVLWPRPRGGEVGGRRGRYCPGSVRRSCRRGRPWCLRASTRLPVLARRRSLARAAPPPAAAAAAAAAARAPCSASASATDASRSRHRRSPRARRTRCQAARPSLFSSPLPARCRRHRRRRPRPRLPPPPSFPARVVANRRPPSCGCSRPDPRQPSAPALPKHPVFAAARGGSPEGSLGFLGFLCF from the exons ATGCGGCGGTGGAAGTGGAGCGGCTGGCGCTCCCCAGGAGCTCCGCAACGCGAGGTTTCGGGCTCGTGGCTTTGCTTCCTCTGGGTCCCCTCTCCAGGGCCCCTCCGCAAGACGAAGATGCCGAGGAGAGCGCCGCGGGGAGGGCGCTTCGGGCCGTGCGCGCAGCGCCCACAAAGGGCAGCAGTCCCGCCGCCCGGAGCCTCTGCTGCGTGGGGGCTGAGGGCCGCTTCCCGGCCCCCCGGAGAGTTGGAGACTGTTCTCTGGCCTCGGCCGCGCGGGGGTGAGGTCGGGGGTCGGCGCGGCCGCTACTGCCCCGGCTCCGTCCGGCGCAGCTGCCGCCGCGGCCGCCCCTGGTGCCTGCGCGCCAGCACCCGCCTGCCGGTCCTTGCCCGGCGCCGCTCACTCGCGCGcgccgccccaccccccgccgccgccgccgccgccgccgccgccgcccgcgcacCCTGCTCGGCCTCAGCGAGCGCGACCGACGCGAGTCGCAGCCGCCACCGCCGCTCTCCCCGCGCTCGCCGCACGCGCTGCCAGGCTGCGCggccctctctcttctcctctcctctccccgcccgctgccgccgccaccgccgccgccgccctcgcccccgcctccctcctccgCCGAGCTTCCCCGCCCGCGTCGTGGCCAATCGGAGGCCACCGAGCTGCGGCTGTAGCCGGCCAGATCCACGGCAGCCGTCCGCCCCCGCCCTGCCGAAGCACCCCGTTTTTGCTGCAGCCCGCGGGGGGTCGCCGGAGGGAAGTCTGGG gtttttggggtttttgtgcttttag